The DNA segment TGCATCTCGGCGTTGTGCAGGCCGAGTTCCTTCTCGAAGCCGATCCGTTCGAGCAGCGGACGGGACACGCGCTGGAGCGCGTCGGTCCGGTCGTCGACGGCGTACAGCTCCAGCTCGAGGCCGACGATCGTCTCGCTGTTGTCGAAGGTACCGTCCCGGACTTCGGCTTTGAGGCGTTCGGCCTCCTCGACCGCCTGAGCCTGGAACTCCTCGGCGTCGACCGCGAGCGACTCCCTGACAGCGGCCGCGAGTTCGGATGCCGACATACCCCCCGATTACGCGTCCCACGTGTTGAAAGGTTCGGCTACGTCGGGACGACGACCACCGGACGCGTCGCCTCGCCCGCGACGGCGGCCGCAGTGCTGCCGAGTCCGTCAGCTTCGTGGTCGCCGCGACGCCGGCCGACGAGGAGTTCGTCGGCGTCGATCTCCGAGGCGAGATCGAGAATCGCCTCGATCGGGTCGCCTTCGCGGCGTTCGGTCCAGACGGTCGCCGGTGCGAGGCGAGCGCGGGCGACGTTGATCGCGTCGCCGACGTCCCGCTCGGGCGCGTCCGGTTCGGAGGCGCCCAGGACCATCACGGTATCGTCGGCGTCGAGGCGATCAGCGAGATAGTCGCAGGCCGCCGCGCTGGTGTGGACGGACGCACTCGAAAGCAGGTAAGTTGTCACATCGGAGGAAAGAGGGCCAGGAACAAGTCGGTACCGCCACGGCGAACGCGAGATTTACGTTTCCCCACGACCCAGGAGAGGTGTGCGCGTCGAAAACAGCTTCATTCCGGTCGAGGGCGTCGGCGAGACCACCGAGCGACGGCTCTGGGAGCGCGGGATCACCCACTGGGACGAGTTCGATCCCGACGCCGTCGGCCCGACGACCGCCGAGCGGATCCAGTCGTTTATCGACCGAGCATACGACCGCCTCGAGGAGGGCGATTCGTCGTTTTTCGCCCGGGAGTTCCCCAGCGCCGAGCAGTGGCGGCTGTTCGAGACCTTCCGTGACGGCGCGCTGTTTTTCGACATCGAAACGACCGGCCTGGACGCCGACCGCAACGAGGTGACGACGGTCAGTGCCCACCTCGACGGCCGCACGGAGAC comes from the Halapricum desulfuricans genome and includes:
- a CDS encoding universal stress protein, yielding MTTYLLSSASVHTSAAACDYLADRLDADDTVMVLGASEPDAPERDVGDAINVARARLAPATVWTERREGDPIEAILDLASEIDADELLVGRRRGDHEADGLGSTAAAVAGEATRPVVVVPT